A stretch of the bacterium HR11 genome encodes the following:
- a CDS encoding putative S-adenosylmethionine-dependent methyltransferase: MRRDTLETMRMHDAEYGVMYALEDDYWWYRGVRALLADWLRRHAPPGSRILDAGCGTGGHLPTLARYGTVVGIDIEMAALRWARQRVCDRTDVHLVAASVQAIPFPAAFFDVILSLDVVCNLWDDEAALREFRRVIRPGGWLFLQLPAYGWLWTGHDVAVGHKRRYTAAEVRRKLTATGWVPHRVDYVNSLLFPVAALRRLVRRWTHDPPRSDVAPLPAWLNRLLTGLFVREMRRAARRGWPFGLSVIAVAAPAAVAEPRGLERG, from the coding sequence ATGCGGCGGGACACCCTGGAAACGATGCGGATGCATGACGCCGAGTACGGCGTCATGTACGCCCTCGAGGACGACTACTGGTGGTACCGGGGCGTGCGGGCCCTGCTGGCGGACTGGCTCCGACGCCATGCGCCCCCCGGGAGTCGAATCCTGGATGCCGGCTGTGGGACTGGAGGCCATCTGCCGACCCTGGCCCGCTATGGGACCGTCGTGGGCATCGACATCGAGATGGCCGCCCTCCGATGGGCCCGCCAGCGGGTCTGCGACCGGACCGACGTCCACCTGGTCGCCGCCTCCGTTCAGGCGATTCCCTTTCCGGCCGCTTTCTTCGACGTCATCCTTTCCCTCGACGTGGTCTGTAACCTGTGGGACGACGAGGCGGCCCTCCGAGAATTTCGACGGGTCATTCGGCCCGGCGGCTGGCTGTTCCTGCAACTGCCTGCCTACGGGTGGTTGTGGACGGGCCACGACGTCGCCGTCGGGCACAAGCGTCGCTACACGGCCGCCGAGGTCCGACGGAAGCTGACGGCGACGGGATGGGTCCCCCACCGGGTCGACTACGTCAACAGCCTCCTGTTCCCCGTCGCGGCCCTCCGACGGCTGGTCCGACGGTGGACGCACGATCCCCCGCGTTCGGACGTCGCCCCCCTACCGGCATGGTTGAATCGGCTCTTGACGGGGCTGTTTGTCCGAGAGATGCGACGGGCGGCCCGGCGGGGTTGGCCCTTCGGCCTGTCGGTCATTGCGGTCGCCGCTCCGGCGGCCGTAGCAGAGCCACGAGGTCTCGAACGGGGATGA
- the bshB1 gene encoding N-acetyl-alpha-D-glucosaminyl L-malate deacetylase 1, with the protein MKLDVLAFAAHPDDIELGAGGTLILLVRQGYRVGVVDMARGEFGSRGDMETRMRECAEATRIMGLAVRENLALPDGHLQNDRETQLRVVEMIRKYQPDIVLTHHWDAPHPDHQVTSRAVADACYLSGLVKIHVDGPRWRPRYVVYHQVPPYVVPSFVVDISDVWDLKLQAVLAYRSQFFDDPQNPQPETALSRPDFLGRLEARARFYGSLIGAKYGEAFVLKEVIPVRDLVALLRPPERRPQ; encoded by the coding sequence ATGAAGCTGGACGTCCTGGCCTTTGCGGCTCACCCCGACGATATCGAGTTAGGAGCCGGTGGCACCCTGATCCTGCTGGTCCGCCAGGGCTACCGGGTCGGCGTCGTCGACATGGCCCGGGGCGAGTTTGGAAGCCGAGGCGACATGGAGACCCGTATGCGAGAGTGCGCCGAGGCGACCCGCATCATGGGTCTGGCCGTCCGGGAGAACCTGGCCCTCCCGGACGGTCACCTCCAGAACGACCGGGAGACCCAGCTCCGGGTCGTCGAGATGATCCGCAAGTACCAGCCGGACATCGTCCTGACCCACCACTGGGACGCGCCCCATCCGGACCACCAGGTGACCAGCCGGGCCGTCGCCGACGCCTGCTACCTCTCGGGCCTGGTGAAGATCCACGTCGACGGGCCCCGCTGGCGGCCCCGCTACGTCGTCTACCATCAGGTCCCGCCTTACGTCGTGCCGTCCTTCGTCGTCGACATCTCGGACGTATGGGACCTGAAACTGCAAGCCGTCTTGGCCTACCGGTCCCAATTTTTCGACGACCCCCAGAACCCCCAGCCGGAGACGGCCCTAAGCCGACCGGATTTTCTGGGGAGACTGGAGGCCCGCGCCCGATTTTATGGGTCCCTGATCGGGGCCAAATACGGCGAGGCCTTCGTCCTCAAGGAAGTCATCCCCGTTCGAGACCTCGTGGCTCTGCTACGGCCGCCGGAGCGGCGACCGCAATGA
- the eno gene encoding Enolase, with translation MSRIVRVHARQVLDSRGNPTVEVEVTTDRGVTARAAVPSGASTGRWEAVELRDGRKDYYLGRSVLQAVGHVRDVIAPALVGMSVFDQRAVDLKLLELDGTENKGRLGANAILGVSLAVARAAAESLGIPLYRYIGGLQARVLPVPMMNVLNGGRHADNGLDFQEFMIVPYGAPTFSEALRMGVEVFHHLRACLHDRGLSTNVGDEGGFAPDLRSHEAALDLLVEAIERAGYRPGEQVGLALDPAASEFFEDGFYVLRRSSGQRWSAEEMVEYYEKLVRRYPIVSIEDGLAEEDWSGWRRLTERLGDRIQLVGDDLFVTNVRRLRTGIRQGVANAVLIKLNQVGTVTETLETVQLAHRHGYRTVVSHRSGETEDTWIADLAVGVGSGQIKTGAPSRTDRTAKYNQLLRIEESLGPWGVFLGRAALERAYELS, from the coding sequence ATGAGCCGTATCGTTCGGGTCCATGCACGCCAAGTCCTGGATTCCCGGGGGAATCCGACCGTCGAGGTCGAGGTCACGACGGACCGGGGCGTCACGGCCCGGGCGGCCGTCCCGTCGGGGGCCTCGACGGGCCGATGGGAGGCCGTCGAACTTCGGGACGGCCGAAAGGACTACTACCTGGGTCGGTCGGTCCTCCAAGCCGTCGGCCATGTCCGGGACGTCATCGCCCCGGCCCTCGTCGGGATGTCGGTCTTCGACCAGCGGGCCGTCGACTTAAAGCTCTTGGAGCTGGACGGCACGGAGAACAAGGGCCGCCTGGGGGCGAACGCCATCCTGGGCGTGTCGCTGGCCGTCGCCCGGGCGGCGGCCGAGTCCCTGGGGATTCCCCTGTATCGCTACATCGGGGGCTTGCAGGCCCGGGTCCTGCCGGTCCCGATGATGAACGTCCTGAACGGGGGCCGTCACGCCGACAACGGCCTGGACTTCCAGGAGTTCATGATCGTGCCTTACGGGGCGCCGACCTTCTCGGAGGCGCTCCGCATGGGCGTCGAGGTCTTCCACCACCTGCGGGCCTGCCTGCACGACCGGGGCCTGAGCACGAACGTCGGCGACGAGGGCGGGTTTGCCCCGGACCTGCGGAGCCACGAGGCGGCCCTCGACCTCCTGGTCGAAGCCATCGAACGGGCGGGCTATCGGCCCGGCGAGCAAGTCGGCCTGGCCCTGGACCCGGCGGCCTCCGAATTTTTTGAGGATGGGTTCTACGTCCTCCGCCGGTCGTCGGGCCAGCGGTGGTCGGCCGAGGAGATGGTCGAGTACTACGAAAAGCTGGTCCGGCGGTATCCCATCGTGAGCATCGAAGACGGCCTCGCCGAGGAGGACTGGTCGGGCTGGCGGCGGCTGACGGAGCGGTTGGGCGACCGTATCCAGCTCGTCGGAGACGACCTCTTCGTGACGAACGTCCGACGGCTCCGCACGGGCATCCGCCAGGGCGTCGCCAACGCCGTCCTCATCAAGCTCAATCAGGTCGGGACGGTCACCGAGACCCTCGAGACGGTTCAACTGGCGCATCGTCACGGCTACCGGACGGTCGTGTCCCATCGGTCCGGTGAGACGGAAGACACCTGGATCGCCGACCTGGCCGTCGGGGTGGGGAGCGGTCAGATCAAGACGGGGGCTCCCAGTCGGACGGACCGCACGGCCAAGTACAATCAACTCTTACGGATCGAGGAGTCTTTGGGCCCCTGGGGGGTCTTTCTGGGACGGGCCGCCTTGGAACGAGCGTATGAGCTTTCATGA